One region of Alosa alosa isolate M-15738 ecotype Scorff River chromosome 1, AALO_Geno_1.1, whole genome shotgun sequence genomic DNA includes:
- the LOC125293373 gene encoding zinc finger protein 691-like isoform X2: MSASTTFQTQITAIMEVLAKAAIAEISKLVEDDHVVIRLEMCRRENEIETLKKRLFFTERDLRKAQRAAIRVIPERVSVGIQVERPGDVTQETVPKEEGKTSIEDQMTPFIHDGDREVLHNLPQLTHNSGDIIVSDFTLKREPEEVQVGQTPSLSDCEHRSKGIQSDGGAIDTLAQSWPSFDETHCQVEDEDPGCSYNTEQNSSSEAHLFAVGPEDGSGDFPEDLHLDLFNSVSVKEEGGCMSISQNFPETVVQSKDGHPKETVDMAAVQPQAHSVPRTDKGSTSFSLNMATHLTVASHGRPTFIPTDSQTHTTHAALGSHIHTSQISSHSQAPTNSHTPSPYTHSLPPSRHLVMRPRTPGLMHRRSSIGMNASSHHRVFICSLCGKSYPRFCQLEAHQRSHTGVKPYRCTECGKRFTQKTRLKTHQSVHTGERPFSCRLCGKRFNRQDNCLRHERFHRAKNPSSRLGMGRGLSS; the protein is encoded by the exons ATGTCTGCCAGTACTACTTTCCAGACACAGATAACTGCTATAATGGAGGTTCTAGCAAAAGCCGCTATAGCAGAAATAAGCAAACTTGTAGAGGATGACCATGTAGTAATAAGACTGGAGATGTGTCGGAGAGAAAATGAGATTGAGACTCTGAAGAAAAGATTATTTTTCACAGAAAGAGACCTTAGGAAAGCCCAGCGAGCTGCCATACGCGTGATTCCTGAACGGGTGTCTGTCGGTATCCAGGTAGAAAGACCTGGCGATG TTACGCAAGAGACCGTTCCAAAAGAAGAGGGGAAAACATCAATAGAAGATCAAATGACACCATTTATACATGATGGGGACAGAGAGGTGTTGCATAATCTGCCTCAGCTAACACACAACAGTGGGGATATCATAGTGTCGGATTTTACATTGAAAAGAGAGCCAGAGGAAGTTCAAGTAGGCCAGACACCCAGTCTTTCAGACTGTGAACATAGGTCTAAGGGCATACAGTCTGATGGTGGAGCAATAGACACACTGGCACAGTCTTGGCCATCCTTTGATGAAACACACTGTCAGGTGGAAGATGAGGATCCAGGCTGCTCTTACAACACTGAGCAGAACAGTTCCTCTGAAGCACACCTGTTCGCTGTAGGCCCCGAGGATGGCTCAGGGGATTTCCCAGAGGATTTACACCTTGATCTGTTTAATTCAGTGTCTGTGAAAGAAGAGGGTGGTTGCATGTCTATCTCTCAAAACTTCCCAGAGACTGTTGTTCAAAGTAAAGATGGACACCCCAAAGAGACAGTGGACATGGCAGCAGTCCAGCCACAGGCACACTCAGTCCCAAGAACAGACAAGGGAAGCACTTCTTTTTCACTCAACATGGCCACACATCTCACAGTGGCTTCACATGGGAGACCCACATTCATACCCActgactcacaaacacacaccacacatgcagccttgggctcacacatacacacctcacaGATCTCCTCTCATTCACAGGCCCCCACCAattcacacactccctctccatacacacacagcctcccgCCCAGTCGCCACCTGGTCATGAGACCCAGGACGcctggcctgatgcaccggcgaAGCAGCATCGGCATGAACGCCAGCTCCCACCACCGCGTTTTCATCTGCTCGCTGTGCGGCAAGAGCTACCCCCGCTTCTGCCAGCTGGAGGCGCACCAGCGCAGCCACACCGGCGTCAAGCCCTACCGCTGCACGGAGTGCGGCAAGCGCTTCACGCAGAAGACGCGCCTGAAGACGCACCAGAGTGTCCACACGGGCGAGCGGCCCTTCAGCTGCAGGCTGTGTGGGAAGAGGTTCAACCGGCAGGACAACTGCCTGAGGCATGAGAGATTCCACAGAGCCAAGAACCCTTCCTCCAGACTCGGCATGGGAAGAGGCTTGTCCAGCTGA
- the LOC125293373 gene encoding zinc finger protein 691-like isoform X1 gives MSASTTFQTQITAIMEVLAKAAIAEISKLVEDDHVVIRLEMCRRENEIETLKKRLFFTERDLRKAQRAAIRVIPERVSVGIQVERPGDEYPVVNSYTVTQETVPKEEGKTSIEDQMTPFIHDGDREVLHNLPQLTHNSGDIIVSDFTLKREPEEVQVGQTPSLSDCEHRSKGIQSDGGAIDTLAQSWPSFDETHCQVEDEDPGCSYNTEQNSSSEAHLFAVGPEDGSGDFPEDLHLDLFNSVSVKEEGGCMSISQNFPETVVQSKDGHPKETVDMAAVQPQAHSVPRTDKGSTSFSLNMATHLTVASHGRPTFIPTDSQTHTTHAALGSHIHTSQISSHSQAPTNSHTPSPYTHSLPPSRHLVMRPRTPGLMHRRSSIGMNASSHHRVFICSLCGKSYPRFCQLEAHQRSHTGVKPYRCTECGKRFTQKTRLKTHQSVHTGERPFSCRLCGKRFNRQDNCLRHERFHRAKNPSSRLGMGRGLSS, from the exons ATGTCTGCCAGTACTACTTTCCAGACACAGATAACTGCTATAATGGAGGTTCTAGCAAAAGCCGCTATAGCAGAAATAAGCAAACTTGTAGAGGATGACCATGTAGTAATAAGACTGGAGATGTGTCGGAGAGAAAATGAGATTGAGACTCTGAAGAAAAGATTATTTTTCACAGAAAGAGACCTTAGGAAAGCCCAGCGAGCTGCCATACGCGTGATTCCTGAACGGGTGTCTGTCGGTATCCAGGTAGAAAGACCTGGCGATG AATATCCTGTTGTGAATTCTTACACAGTTACGCAAGAGACCGTTCCAAAAGAAGAGGGGAAAACATCAATAGAAGATCAAATGACACCATTTATACATGATGGGGACAGAGAGGTGTTGCATAATCTGCCTCAGCTAACACACAACAGTGGGGATATCATAGTGTCGGATTTTACATTGAAAAGAGAGCCAGAGGAAGTTCAAGTAGGCCAGACACCCAGTCTTTCAGACTGTGAACATAGGTCTAAGGGCATACAGTCTGATGGTGGAGCAATAGACACACTGGCACAGTCTTGGCCATCCTTTGATGAAACACACTGTCAGGTGGAAGATGAGGATCCAGGCTGCTCTTACAACACTGAGCAGAACAGTTCCTCTGAAGCACACCTGTTCGCTGTAGGCCCCGAGGATGGCTCAGGGGATTTCCCAGAGGATTTACACCTTGATCTGTTTAATTCAGTGTCTGTGAAAGAAGAGGGTGGTTGCATGTCTATCTCTCAAAACTTCCCAGAGACTGTTGTTCAAAGTAAAGATGGACACCCCAAAGAGACAGTGGACATGGCAGCAGTCCAGCCACAGGCACACTCAGTCCCAAGAACAGACAAGGGAAGCACTTCTTTTTCACTCAACATGGCCACACATCTCACAGTGGCTTCACATGGGAGACCCACATTCATACCCActgactcacaaacacacaccacacatgcagccttgggctcacacatacacacctcacaGATCTCCTCTCATTCACAGGCCCCCACCAattcacacactccctctccatacacacacagcctcccgCCCAGTCGCCACCTGGTCATGAGACCCAGGACGcctggcctgatgcaccggcgaAGCAGCATCGGCATGAACGCCAGCTCCCACCACCGCGTTTTCATCTGCTCGCTGTGCGGCAAGAGCTACCCCCGCTTCTGCCAGCTGGAGGCGCACCAGCGCAGCCACACCGGCGTCAAGCCCTACCGCTGCACGGAGTGCGGCAAGCGCTTCACGCAGAAGACGCGCCTGAAGACGCACCAGAGTGTCCACACGGGCGAGCGGCCCTTCAGCTGCAGGCTGTGTGGGAAGAGGTTCAACCGGCAGGACAACTGCCTGAGGCATGAGAGATTCCACAGAGCCAAGAACCCTTCCTCCAGACTCGGCATGGGAAGAGGCTTGTCCAGCTGA